GTTTCCAACCCTTTATCGCGTGCCTGGAAGTGGGCAATGCGTTTTCCGAGTTGAATGACCCCATCGACCAGCGCGAGCGCTTTGAGGCCCAGGCGGCCCTGCGCGAAGCGGGCGACGAAGAGGCCCAGTATCTCGATGAAGATTTCATCACCTCGCTGGAGGTGGGCATGCCCCCCACGGCCGGCCTGGGCATCGGCATCGACCGCCTCGCGATGATTGTGACGAACTCGGCGTCGATCCGGGAAGTGATTTTGTTTCCGCAGTTGCGGACGGTTTGAGGGCGAGGGACATAAAGGACTAAAGCGACATAAGGGACATGCAAGTTTTGTGAAGCGCCCTAATTGTCGATCGGGTCTTGTACGTCCTTTTTGTCCCTTAAGTCCTGAACCCAGCGAGATTGACCCCAGCGTGTCACCAGGAGGTGCCTGATCCGTGCCGTTTGAACTTTTTGTGGCCCTGCGCTATCTGCGGGGCAAGCGGAAGAACCGCTTCGTCTCGCTGATCACGGTGATCTCCGTGGCGGGCGTCTGCGTCGGGGTCATGGCCCTCATCGTCGTGATGAGCGTGATGACCGGCTTCGACAATGCCCTGCGCGCAACCATCATCGGCAACCGCTCCCATGTAGATTTCCGCATCAAGAACAATCTTTCGATTCTTGATTACGAGGAGGGCATCCGCCAGCTCAAAGCCGCCAGCCCGGACATCGTTGCGGCGGCCCCGGTGGTGGTGACGGAGTCGCTGCTCCAGCGCGGCGGGGCGACGACGGGCGGCATAATCCTGGGGGTGAATCCCGAGTTGGAAAGCGAAGTCACCGATCTGGCGACGAACCTGACCAGCGCGGAAGGTCGCCACTTCGGAAAGGGCACGCTTCCCGGCGACAAGGAAATCGTGCTGGGCTATCGGCTGGCTGCCCGTATCGGGGCCAACGTCGGCGACGACATTATTGTCTACACCGCGAAGGCCAAGAGCAGTCCCTTTGGCCCCCGGGGCGGCTCCAACATCTCCCTGACGATCTGTGGCATTTCCGAGGCCCGGATGTCCGACATCGACATGGTCTACGGCTACGTGAACATGGAAACCGCCCGGAAATTGAGTGGGCGCGAGGGCGCGGACAGCATCCGCTGCAAGCTGAAGGATCCCTACCTGGCGGAGAAGGTGAAGCAGGAGATCGAGGGCACCGAAGGCCTGCCCTACTACGGCGAAACGTGGTATGAGAGCCAGCAGGAGTTTTTCGGTGCGCTGGAGCAGGAGAAGGTGGCCATGTTCATCATCCTGGCCTTCATTATCCTCGTGGCGGCCTTTAACATCACCAGTACCTTGATCATGATCGTGCTGGAGAAGCAGCGCGACATAGGCATTCTGCGCACCCTCGGCGTGAGCGGCGGATCCATCATCTGGCTCTTTATCGTGGAGGGTCTGCTCATCGGGCTGAGCGGCACCTTCGCGGGGGTGATCCTGGGTACGGTATTCGCCTATTACATCAACCCCATCGCGGAGGCCATCGCGTGGGTGCTCGGCATCGATCTCTTCAACGCGACGATCTACTACTACGACCGGATTCCCAGCGACGTGGTGCCCTACGATGTGGCGTGGATTACCATCAGCGCCGTTATCCTGACCTTCGTTTCCACCCTGTATCCCGCCTGGAGCGCTTCGCGCCTTACCCCCGTGGATGCCCTGCGCCATGAATAGTATCCTGAGCTGCCAGAACATACAGAAGAGCTACGACGACGGCAATCGCAAGCTGGAGATTCTGCGGGGCGTGGACCTCGAAGTGCGCGAAGGCGAGATCCTGGCCATCAGCGGCCCCTCGGGCGTGGGCAAGAGCACCCTGCTCCATATCATGGGCACCCTCGACAAGCCCACCAGTGGCGACGTGCTCTATCAGGGCCGCGCACTGTCGGGATTGGGCCGCAAAGAGATCAACCGCATTCGCAATGAAGAGATCGGATTCGTTTTCCAGTTCTACCACCTCCTGCCGGAATTCACGGCGCTGGAAAACGTGATGATGCCCGCCATCTGCAAGGGGGCGTCGCGCAAGACGGCCGCCACCCGCGCGGAAGAACTCCTTCACACCGTGGGCCTTGCCGAGCGCATGACCCACAAGCCCGGCCAGCTCAGCGGCGGCGAACAGCAGCGCGTGGCCATTGCCCGCGCGCTGTACAACAAGCCCAGCGTCGTCCTCAGCGACGAGCCCACAGGCAACCTCGACGAAAACACGGGCGGCAGCATCATCGATCTGATCTGGAAGCTCAACGAAGAGCACGGCGTGACCCTCGTCATCGTAACCCACGACGACAGCCTCGCGGCGAGGGCCCACCGCTGGATCCACATGCACGGCGGCCTGGCGGAGTTGAAGAAGTCTTAAGGACAGCGTCGAATGGCGCTAAGCCGAGGGCATGCTCCACGCAGTTTCGAGGTCACCCTGGGGTGCCACCTCAATCGAGCAATGCTCGTTTGGGTGCCAAGAGGGAGGAGAGCTACACCCTGTAAAGA
Above is a window of Candidatus Hydrogenedentota bacterium DNA encoding:
- a CDS encoding lipoprotein-releasing ABC transporter permease subunit, with translation MPFELFVALRYLRGKRKNRFVSLITVISVAGVCVGVMALIVVMSVMTGFDNALRATIIGNRSHVDFRIKNNLSILDYEEGIRQLKAASPDIVAAAPVVVTESLLQRGGATTGGIILGVNPELESEVTDLATNLTSAEGRHFGKGTLPGDKEIVLGYRLAARIGANVGDDIIVYTAKAKSSPFGPRGGSNISLTICGISEARMSDIDMVYGYVNMETARKLSGREGADSIRCKLKDPYLAEKVKQEIEGTEGLPYYGETWYESQQEFFGALEQEKVAMFIILAFIILVAAFNITSTLIMIVLEKQRDIGILRTLGVSGGSIIWLFIVEGLLIGLSGTFAGVILGTVFAYYINPIAEAIAWVLGIDLFNATIYYYDRIPSDVVPYDVAWITISAVILTFVSTLYPAWSASRLTPVDALRHE
- a CDS encoding ABC transporter ATP-binding protein — its product is MNSILSCQNIQKSYDDGNRKLEILRGVDLEVREGEILAISGPSGVGKSTLLHIMGTLDKPTSGDVLYQGRALSGLGRKEINRIRNEEIGFVFQFYHLLPEFTALENVMMPAICKGASRKTAATRAEELLHTVGLAERMTHKPGQLSGGEQQRVAIARALYNKPSVVLSDEPTGNLDENTGGSIIDLIWKLNEEHGVTLVIVTHDDSLAARAHRWIHMHGGLAELKKS